In one window of Nocardiopsis aegyptia DNA:
- a CDS encoding transcriptional regulator translates to MSAEEPSSAPRPAPVTQLLVVLLCVVLLTAATRPDSDEVPADGDDGGMALLRTAAAADDTVAYTGVREVRGPEELDGEAVRIRVVNQPGEGLALAPVTEDGSAGGRAFAVDDSSALVTLDERLLGMLEDTYDVADAGRTEIEGRTARMVVARRADDTVAGRFWVDGESGILLGRTVYADSGGAALRTRLSGIEFGEGHWPPDTVGGEPWGDVLTEDEREELRGRGWVLPEHLTWDLRLVDARSTEHGRRRVVHLVYSDGLSQVSVFAQRGKLGTEHQTSLHNGYVGTGEGGSGVSPQHDTIFGGEVGQYQSMWQADGFVYTVLADAPAGLASSAVSALPGPEGSGFWARVQRGLSRLGFV, encoded by the coding sequence GTGAGCGCGGAGGAACCCTCCTCCGCCCCGCGCCCCGCCCCGGTGACACAGCTGCTCGTCGTGTTGCTGTGCGTCGTCCTGCTGACCGCCGCGACCCGTCCCGACTCCGACGAGGTCCCTGCGGACGGCGATGACGGCGGCATGGCCCTCCTGCGCACCGCCGCGGCGGCGGACGACACGGTGGCCTACACCGGCGTGCGCGAGGTGCGCGGTCCGGAGGAGCTCGACGGCGAGGCCGTGCGGATCCGGGTCGTCAACCAGCCGGGGGAGGGCCTGGCCCTGGCCCCCGTCACCGAGGACGGGTCCGCCGGGGGACGCGCGTTCGCCGTGGACGACTCCTCGGCGCTGGTGACGCTCGACGAGCGCCTGCTGGGCATGCTGGAGGACACCTACGACGTGGCCGACGCCGGTCGCACCGAGATCGAGGGGCGCACCGCCCGCATGGTGGTGGCCCGGCGGGCGGACGACACGGTCGCCGGGCGCTTCTGGGTGGACGGGGAGTCCGGCATCCTGCTGGGCCGGACCGTGTACGCGGACTCCGGCGGCGCGGCCCTGCGCACCCGGCTGAGCGGGATCGAGTTCGGTGAGGGCCACTGGCCGCCCGACACGGTCGGCGGCGAGCCCTGGGGCGACGTGCTGACCGAGGACGAGCGCGAGGAGCTGCGCGGCAGGGGCTGGGTCCTGCCCGAGCACCTGACCTGGGACCTGCGCCTGGTGGACGCCCGTTCCACCGAGCACGGCCGGCGGCGGGTGGTGCACCTGGTCTACTCCGACGGACTGTCCCAGGTGTCGGTTTTCGCCCAACGTGGGAAGCTGGGGACGGAACACCAGACTTCACTGCACAACGGATATGTCGGAACCGGGGAGGGGGGAAGTGGCGTCTCACCACAACATGACACGATCTTCGGCGGCGAGGTCGGGCAGTACCAGAGCATGTGGCAGGCGGACGGTTTCGTCTACACGGTGCTGGCCGACGCCCCCGCGGGGCTGGCCTCCTCCGCGGTGAGCGCGTTGCCGGGACCCGAGGGTTCCGGCTTCTGGGCCAGAGTGCAGCGCGGCCTGTCCCGGCTGGGGTTCGTCTGA
- a CDS encoding S1C family serine protease, producing MALSGMLVVALIAGGAGGVAGSFLNRPADSAAEAEEEGAQLNEPPPEAPERDPDTIAGVAQRVSPSVVSIQSADARIGGGGSGFLIDGDRVVTNDHVSSVLEEDGIRIEYSDGTLSDATVIGSDPSSDLAVLALDSPKDDVEALEFGDSDQALVGDEVIAIGAPLGYAGTVTQGIISAVDRPVSSGEGPNASRFYAIQTDAAINPGNSGGPLVDSEGRVIGVNSMIVSMAGYMGESTGNIGLGFAIPSNEAERVVNRLVDHDETSYADIGAEIDLESPIAGAVIADGARAVEPGGPADEAGLESGDVIVSLDGRRVQSGSELMAMLRDRTPGTEVDLEYERDGTRESTSITLGATAD from the coding sequence ATGGCGCTGTCCGGCATGCTCGTCGTCGCCCTCATCGCGGGCGGGGCCGGCGGTGTGGCGGGCTCGTTCCTCAACCGTCCGGCCGACTCGGCGGCCGAGGCCGAGGAGGAGGGCGCCCAACTCAACGAGCCCCCGCCCGAGGCGCCCGAACGCGACCCCGACACGATCGCGGGCGTGGCCCAGCGGGTCAGCCCGAGCGTGGTGTCGATCCAGAGCGCCGACGCCCGGATCGGCGGCGGCGGTTCCGGCTTCCTCATCGACGGCGACCGGGTCGTCACCAACGACCACGTGTCCTCCGTGTTGGAGGAGGACGGCATCCGGATCGAGTACAGCGACGGCACGCTGTCCGACGCCACGGTGATCGGGTCCGACCCCAGCTCCGACCTGGCCGTCCTGGCGCTCGACTCTCCCAAGGACGACGTCGAGGCGCTGGAGTTCGGCGACTCCGACCAGGCGCTCGTGGGCGACGAGGTCATCGCCATCGGCGCGCCGCTGGGTTACGCGGGTACCGTCACGCAGGGCATCATCAGCGCCGTCGACCGCCCGGTCAGCTCCGGGGAGGGCCCCAACGCCAGCCGGTTCTACGCCATCCAGACCGACGCGGCGATCAACCCGGGCAACTCGGGCGGCCCGCTCGTGGACTCCGAGGGCCGGGTCATCGGCGTGAACTCGATGATCGTGAGCATGGCCGGCTACATGGGCGAGTCCACGGGCAACATCGGGCTCGGCTTCGCGATCCCCTCCAACGAGGCGGAGCGCGTGGTCAACCGGCTCGTGGACCACGACGAGACCAGCTACGCCGACATCGGCGCGGAGATCGACCTGGAGAGCCCGATCGCCGGAGCGGTCATCGCCGACGGCGCCCGCGCGGTCGAGCCGGGCGGTCCGGCCGACGAGGCGGGCCTGGAGTCGGGCGACGTCATCGTGTCCCTGGACGGGCGGCGCGTGCAGTCCGGCTCGGAGCTGATGGCGATGCTGCGCGACCGGACCCCGGGCACCGAGGTCGACCTGGAGTACGAGCGCGACGGCACGCGCGAGAGCACCAGCATCACCCTGGGCGCGACCGCCGACTGA